A section of the Phacochoerus africanus isolate WHEZ1 chromosome 4, ROS_Pafr_v1, whole genome shotgun sequence genome encodes:
- the SPINK7 gene encoding serine protease inhibitor Kazal-type 7, with protein sequence MKLAGALLLVCTLAHLCSCSEAASLPLTKVDCSVYRKYPVVAIPCPITYLPVCGSDYITYGNECHLCTESLRSNGRVQFLHEGSC encoded by the exons ATGAAGCTCGCCGGGGCTCTCCTCCTGGTCTGTACGCTGGCCCATCTCTGCAGCTGCTCGG AGGCTGCTAGTCTGCCTTTGACAAAG GTGGACTGCAGCGTTTACAGGAAGTACCCGGTGGTGGCCATCCCCTGCCCCATCACATACCTGCCTGTTTGTGGTTCTGACTACATCACCTACGGGAATGAATGCCACCTGTGTACCGAGAGCTT GAGGAGCAACGGAAGAGTTCAGTTTCTTCATGAAGGAAGCTGTTGA